A region from the Triticum urartu cultivar G1812 chromosome 1, Tu2.1, whole genome shotgun sequence genome encodes:
- the LOC125551683 gene encoding 60S ribosomal protein L18a-like protein, with the protein MRGGSSNEYCSCQVCLGKYTLLGDEENPRLAMFERRLPFFGCGIGWCCFLLGFLCPLIWYIAALLYCCKYYNRDPRERPGLAASALLAIMFTAATIIILSVLLVMCAHKRFLNSCGS; encoded by the exons ATGAGGGGAG GAAGCTCAAACGAATATTGCAGTTGCCAAGTGTGCCTCGGCAAGTACACACTACTTGGCGATGAAGAAAATCCAAGGTTGGCAATGTTCGAAAGACGCCTTCCCTTCTTTGGTTGTGGAATTGGATGGTGTTG TTTTCTTTTAGGTTTCCTGTGCCCGTTAATTTGGTACATAGCAGCTCTTCTTTATTGCTGCAAGTACTACAACCGTGATCCTCGAGAACGGCCTGGGCTTGCCGCTTCTGCTCTTCTG GCAATCATGTTTACAGCAGCGACTATCATTATCCTTTCTGTTTTACTGGTAATGTGTGCACACAAACGATTCTTGAATAGCTGTGGTAGCTGA
- the LOC125551677 gene encoding noroxomaritidine synthase-like: protein MATMGAFRTFLLSYPEILLAALCFLSLAALRLALRCRGSSVPLRWPVVGMLPFVLSNLGHLLDAATAALRDSGCMFVFRGPWLVGGDFLVTCDPAAAHHCLAANFDCYDKGHDFAEMFDVAGNGLLNADAVSWARQRQVVATVFAAPVFRSFVISTVARQTARLLVPFLDHAAEAGRAVELEDVFMRFSLDVSYAVVFAADLDSLSVSAADAPYPPFGQATRIAGEAVMFRHVVPARWWKLLRWLNVGIERRFAEAKAVLDEFVYLEIAKRKAEPLPRGEGQGGDLLSMYMAWPRDPAMTDRQRDGFLRDAAVGYMIAAKDLVASALTWLFYMLCTHPHVEDKVLAELESLRANAACCGGKPVVFDSDTLRSATYLHAAVLEALRLHPPAPFEEKEARADDVLPDGTRVTKGTRILFCIYAMGRVEGIWGDDCREYRPERWLSGSGRIRHQPSYKFAAFNCGPRSCLGKDLGLTNLKIAAAAIIYNFRVELVDGHVVEPSDSVVLHTKNGLMVKVKRREAA, encoded by the coding sequence ATGGCCACCATGGGCGCCTTCCGGACCTTCCTCCTCTCCTACCCGGAGATCCTCCTGGCCGCGCTCTGCTTCCTCTCCCTGGCCGCCCTCCGCCTCGCTCTGCGGTGCCGCGGCAGCAGCGTGCCGCTGCGATGGCCGGTCGTCGGCATGCTCCCGTTCGTGCTCAGCAACCTCGGCCACCTCCTGgacgccgccaccgccgcgcTCAGGGACTCGGGATGCATGTTCGTGTTCCGCGGGCCGTGGCTCGTCGGCGGCGACTTCCTCGTCACGTGCGACCCGGCCGCCGCGCACCACTGCCTCGCGGCCAACTTCGACTGCTACGACAAGGGCCACGACTTCGCCGAGATGTTCGACGTCGCCGGCAACGGGCTGCTAAATGCGGACGCCGTGTCCTGGGCGCGGCAGCGGCAGGTCGTCGCCACCGTCTTCGCCGCCCCCGTGTTCCGCTCCTTTGTCATATCCACCGTCGCGCGGCAGACGGCGCGGCTCCTGGTGCCGTTCCTGGACCACGCCGCCGAAGCCGGACGCGCCGTCGAGCTCGAGGACGTGTTCATGCGCTTCTCGCTGGACGTCTCCTACGCCGTGGTGTTCGCCGCCGACCTCGACTCGCTGTCCGTCTCCGCGGCCGACGCCCCGTACCCGCCCTTCGGCCAGGCGACCAGGATCGCCGGGGAGGCCGTCATGTTCCGGCACGTCGTGCCGGCTCGCTGGTGGAAGCTGCTGAGGTGGCTCAACGTCGGCATCGAGAGGAGGTTCGCCGAAGCCAAGGCGGTGCTCGACGAGTTCGTCTACCTCGAGATCGCGAAACGCAAGGCAGAACCGCTCCCCCGAGGAGAAGGACAAGGCGGCGACCTGCTGTCCATGTACATGGCGTGGCCCAGGGACCCCGCCATGACCGACCGGCAGAGGGACGGGTTCCTCCGCGACGCCGCCGTCGGCTACATGATCGCGGCCAAGGACCTCGTCGCGTCCGCGCTCACCTGGCTCTTCTACATGCTCTGCACGCACCCGCACGTGGAGGACAAGGTCCTCGCCGAGCTCGAGTCGCTGCGCGCCAACGCCGCGTGCTGCGGCGGCAAACCGGTCGTGTTCGACTCCGACACGCTCCGGTCGGCGACCTACCTCCACGCGGCGGTGCTGGAGGCACTGCGCTTGCACCCGCCCGCGCCGTTCGAGGAGAAGGAGGCGCGCGCCGACGACGTGCTGCCGGACGGCACGAGGGTGACCAAGGGCACCAGGATCCTCTTCTGCATCTACGCCATGGGCAGAGTGGAGGGGATATGGGGCGACGACTGCCGGGAGTACCGGCCGGAGCGGTGGCTGTCCGGCAGCGGCCGGATCCGGCACCAGCCGAGCTACAAGTTCGCAGCCTTCAACTGCGGGCCCAGGAGTTGCCTGGGCAAGGACCTGGGGCTCACCAACCTCAAGATCGCCGCCGCAGCCATCATATATAACTTCCGGGTGGAGCTCGTCGACGGCCATGTGGTGGAGCCCAGCGACTCGGTGGTGCTCCACACCAAGAACGGCCTCATGGTTAAGGTCAAGAGAAGGGAGGCGGCTTGA